In one window of Paenibacillus thermoaerophilus DNA:
- the rplL gene encoding 50S ribosomal protein L7/L12 gives MSKEQILEAIKGMTVLELNELVKAIEEEFGVTAAAPVAVVAGGAAAAEVAEQSEFDVILADAGASKINVIKVVRELTGLGLKEAKEVVDNAPKPIKEKVSKEEAEAIKAKLEEAGAKVEVK, from the coding sequence ATGTCCAAAGAGCAAATCTTGGAAGCCATTAAAGGTATGACCGTTCTGGAACTGAACGAACTGGTCAAAGCAATTGAAGAAGAATTCGGCGTAACGGCCGCTGCACCGGTAGCGGTTGTTGCAGGCGGCGCGGCTGCTGCCGAAGTGGCCGAGCAATCGGAGTTCGACGTCATCCTGGCGGATGCCGGCGCTTCGAAAATCAACGTGATCAAAGTTGTTCGCGAGCTGACGGGCCTGGGCCTGAAAGAAGCGAAAGAAGTCGTCGACAACGCTCCGAAGCCGATTAAAGAAAAAGTATCCAAAGAAGAAGCCGAAGCTATCAAAGCGAAGCTCGAAGAAGCTGGCGCGAAAGTCGAAGTCAAGTAA
- the rplA gene encoding 50S ribosomal protein L1 produces MPKRGKKYQEAAKLIDADALYEASEAIELVKKAATAKFDETVEVAIRLGVDPRKQDQNVRGVVVLPNGTGKTKRVLVFAKGEKAKEAEQAGADYVGDQDLINKIQQGWFEFDVCVATPDMMSEVGKLGRLLGGKGLMPNPKAGTVTFDVANAVKEIKAGKIEYRLDKAGQIHAPIGKVSFEAEKLQENFKALIEAIVRAKPAAAKGVYLKNIAISSTMGPAVRVNAQAYR; encoded by the coding sequence ATGCCGAAACGCGGTAAGAAATATCAAGAAGCGGCGAAGCTGATCGATGCCGACGCGCTCTACGAAGCGTCGGAAGCGATCGAGCTGGTGAAAAAAGCCGCAACGGCCAAGTTTGATGAAACCGTGGAAGTGGCGATCCGTCTGGGCGTCGATCCGCGCAAGCAGGATCAAAACGTTCGCGGCGTAGTCGTTCTTCCGAACGGTACGGGCAAAACGAAGCGCGTGCTCGTATTTGCCAAAGGCGAAAAAGCCAAAGAAGCGGAACAGGCTGGCGCTGATTATGTCGGCGATCAAGACCTGATCAACAAAATTCAACAAGGCTGGTTCGAATTCGACGTCTGCGTAGCTACGCCGGATATGATGAGCGAAGTCGGTAAGCTCGGTCGTCTGCTCGGGGGCAAAGGCCTCATGCCGAACCCGAAAGCGGGCACGGTTACGTTTGACGTAGCGAACGCAGTCAAAGAAATCAAAGCCGGTAAAATCGAGTATCGTCTCGACAAAGCCGGTCAAATCCACGCGCCGATCGGTAAAGTTTCCTTCGAGGCCGAAAAGCTTCAAGAAAACTTCAAAGCGCTGATCGAAGCGATCGTTCGCGCGAAACCGGCTGCGGCGAAAGGCGTTTACCTGAAGAACATCGCCATCTCTTCCACGATGGGTCCGGCCGTCCGCGTGAACGCGCAAGCCTATCGTTGA
- the rplJ gene encoding 50S ribosomal protein L10, whose product MANAKIIAQKEQAVQEVAAKLRESSCTIVADYRGLNVKQVTELRRQLREAGVEFAVLKNTLIRRATAQTELTELDPVLTGPTAVAFSKSDVVAAAKIISEFAKKNDKLSVKGGVVEGRVVDAAQIKALADLPSREGLLSMLLSVLQAPIRNFALAVKAVAEKQEGAQA is encoded by the coding sequence GTGGCAAACGCTAAAATCATCGCTCAAAAAGAACAGGCTGTCCAGGAAGTCGCTGCGAAACTGCGGGAGAGCTCCTGCACGATCGTCGCCGATTACCGCGGTCTGAACGTGAAGCAAGTAACCGAACTGCGCCGTCAGTTGCGCGAGGCGGGCGTGGAATTCGCCGTTTTGAAAAACACGCTGATTCGCCGCGCGACGGCACAAACCGAGCTGACGGAGCTGGACCCGGTTCTGACGGGTCCGACGGCTGTGGCATTCAGCAAATCGGATGTCGTGGCCGCCGCGAAAATCATCTCGGAATTCGCGAAGAAAAACGACAAGCTGTCCGTTAAAGGCGGCGTTGTCGAAGGTCGCGTCGTTGACGCGGCGCAAATCAAAGCGCTGGCCGATCTGCCGTCCCGCGAGGGTCTGCTGTCGATGCTGCTCAGCGTTCTGCAAGCGCCGATCCGCAACTTCGCGCTGGCTGTCAAAGCCGTTGCCGAAAAGCAAGAAGGCGCTCAAGCTTAA
- a CDS encoding class I SAM-dependent methyltransferase yields the protein MADHYYTQNPGAARDERTIDIAVRGISLRLTTDSGVFSKGGLDYGSRFLIECLEWSPGARVLDVGCGYGPIGLAVAKLDPSARVTMLDINERAVELARRNARSNGLPNAEALASDRLSAVAGREFDVVVTNPPIRAGKSVVHAIFEEARDKLVPGGSLWIVIQKKQGAPSAKARLEELYASVEEVGKDKGYRVFKAIK from the coding sequence ATGGCGGATCACTACTATACGCAAAACCCCGGGGCGGCACGGGATGAGCGGACAATCGACATCGCCGTTCGGGGGATATCGCTGCGGCTGACGACGGACAGCGGCGTTTTCTCGAAGGGCGGTTTGGATTACGGCAGCCGGTTTTTGATCGAATGCCTGGAGTGGAGTCCCGGCGCGCGGGTGCTGGATGTCGGCTGCGGCTACGGGCCGATCGGTCTGGCTGTGGCCAAGCTGGACCCGTCCGCGCGCGTAACGATGCTGGATATTAACGAGCGGGCGGTCGAACTGGCGCGGCGCAACGCCCGATCGAACGGACTGCCGAACGCCGAGGCGCTGGCGAGCGACCGGTTGTCTGCGGTGGCCGGGCGCGAGTTCGACGTCGTCGTAACGAATCCGCCGATCCGGGCCGGCAAGTCGGTCGTGCATGCCATTTTCGAGGAAGCCCGCGATAAGCTCGTTCCGGGCGGATCGCTGTGGATCGTCATTCAGAAGAAACAGGGAGCTCCTTCGGCCAAAGCGAGATTGGAAGAGCTGTACGCCTCGGTCGAAGAGGTGGGCAAGGACAAAGGATACCGGGTATTTAAGGCGATAAAATAA
- the rpoB gene encoding DNA-directed RNA polymerase subunit beta: protein MAGQLARFGRRYRRTYARINEVLEVPNLIEIQKKSYQGFLDEGLREMLQDISPIQDFTGNLSLEFIDYSLGEPKYDVDESKERDVTYAAPLRVKVRLINHETGEVKEQEVFMGDFPLMTETGTFIINGAERVIVSQLVRSPSVYFSTKIDKNGKKSYTATVIPNRGAWLELETDAKDIIYVRIDRTRKIPVTVLLRALGFGTDAEIIDLLGDDEYIRNTLEKDNTDSTEKALIEIYERLRPGEPPTLENAKNLLIARFFDPKRYDLANVGRYKINKKLHIKNRLFNQRLAETLVNPKTGEIIAEAGQVVDRRLLDEILPALESDVGFVQYKVSGGVLDNETIPVQCISIFSPLEDGKVIKVIANGGIDKSVKHITPADIISSINYFINLLHGVGSTDDIDHLGNRRLRSVGELLQNQFRIGLSRMERVVRERMSIQDANLITPQALINIRPVIAAIKEFFGSSQLSQFMDQTNPLAELTHKRRLSALGPGGLTRERAGFEVRDVHHSHYGRMCPIETPEGPNIGLINSLSTFARINEYGFIEAPYRWVDPKTGRVTDQIAYLTADEEDNYVIAQANAELDEEGRFVQENVIVRFKDDILTLPRERVDYMDVSPKQVVSVATALIPFLENDDSNRALMGSNMQRQAVPLLVPEAPLVGTGMEHKAAKDSGVCVVAKYDGVVERVTANEVWVRRQETIDGRVVNGDITKYRLHKFMRSNQGTCINQRPIVRKGEVVKVGDILADGPSTEMGELALGRNVLVAFMTWEGYNYEDAILLSEKLVKEDVYTSIHIEEYESEARDTKLGPEEITRDIPNVGEDALKNLDERGIIRVGAEISAGDILVGKVTPKGVTELTAEERLLHAIFGEKAREVRDTSLRVPHGTDGIVVDVKVFTRENGDELPPGVNQLVRVYIAQKRKISEGDKMAGRHGNKGVIARILPEEDMPFLPDGTPVQVVLNPLGVPSRMNIGQVLEVHLGMAARLLGIHTATPVFDGAREDDVFDTMEEAGMQRNGKTILYDGRTGEPFEREVTVGVMYMIKLAHMVDDKIHARSTGPYSLVTQQPLGGKAQFGGQRFGEMEVWALEAYGAAYTLQEILTVKSDDVVGRVKTYEAIVKGENVPEPGVPESFKVLIKELQSLGMDVKILAGNEEEIEMKELDDEDDAGSDKLNLNLEGAEVGVE from the coding sequence TTGGCTGGACAACTTGCTCGATTTGGTCGTCGCTATCGGAGGACGTATGCGCGGATTAATGAGGTGCTCGAAGTTCCCAACCTCATTGAGATCCAAAAGAAATCCTATCAGGGATTTCTTGACGAGGGTCTGCGCGAGATGTTGCAGGACATTTCCCCGATTCAGGACTTCACGGGGAATTTGTCGCTGGAGTTTATCGACTATAGCCTCGGCGAGCCCAAGTACGATGTCGACGAGTCGAAGGAACGCGACGTAACCTACGCGGCGCCTCTGCGTGTGAAGGTTCGCCTGATCAACCACGAGACGGGCGAGGTAAAAGAGCAAGAAGTGTTCATGGGCGATTTTCCGTTGATGACCGAGACCGGCACGTTCATCATCAACGGCGCCGAACGCGTCATTGTCAGTCAGCTTGTGCGCTCTCCGAGTGTCTATTTCAGCACGAAAATCGACAAAAACGGCAAAAAGAGCTACACGGCGACGGTTATTCCGAACCGCGGGGCTTGGTTGGAGCTGGAGACGGACGCCAAGGACATCATCTATGTCCGGATCGACCGCACCCGTAAAATTCCGGTGACCGTGTTGCTTCGCGCGCTCGGCTTCGGCACGGATGCCGAAATCATCGACCTGCTCGGCGATGACGAGTACATCCGCAACACGCTGGAGAAGGACAACACCGACTCGACGGAGAAAGCGCTGATCGAGATTTACGAGCGTCTCCGCCCGGGCGAGCCGCCGACGCTGGAAAACGCGAAAAACCTGCTGATCGCCCGCTTCTTCGATCCGAAGCGCTACGATCTGGCGAACGTCGGCCGCTACAAGATCAACAAAAAGCTGCACATCAAGAACCGTCTGTTCAACCAACGTCTTGCCGAGACGCTGGTGAATCCGAAGACGGGCGAGATTATTGCGGAAGCCGGTCAGGTTGTCGACCGCCGCCTGCTGGACGAGATTCTTCCGGCTCTCGAGAGCGATGTCGGCTTCGTGCAATACAAGGTGTCCGGGGGTGTGCTCGACAACGAGACGATTCCCGTTCAATGCATCTCGATTTTCTCGCCGCTTGAAGACGGCAAGGTGATCAAGGTCATCGCCAACGGCGGCATCGACAAATCGGTCAAACATATTACGCCGGCGGATATCATTTCGTCGATCAACTACTTTATCAATCTGCTGCACGGCGTCGGCAGCACGGACGACATCGACCACTTGGGCAACCGTCGTCTGCGCTCCGTCGGCGAACTGCTGCAGAATCAGTTCCGGATCGGTCTGTCCCGGATGGAGCGCGTCGTTCGCGAACGCATGTCGATCCAGGACGCCAATCTCATTACGCCGCAGGCGCTCATCAACATCCGCCCGGTTATCGCGGCGATCAAGGAGTTCTTCGGCAGCTCGCAGCTCTCGCAGTTTATGGATCAGACGAACCCGCTTGCCGAACTGACGCACAAGCGCCGTCTGTCCGCGCTCGGACCCGGCGGTCTGACGCGGGAACGCGCGGGCTTCGAGGTTCGCGACGTTCACCACTCCCACTACGGACGGATGTGCCCGATCGAGACGCCGGAGGGCCCGAATATCGGTCTCATCAACTCGTTGTCCACGTTCGCGCGGATCAACGAATACGGATTTATCGAGGCGCCGTACCGCTGGGTCGATCCGAAGACGGGCCGGGTAACCGACCAGATCGCCTATTTGACGGCGGACGAAGAAGACAACTACGTCATCGCGCAGGCGAACGCCGAGCTGGACGAAGAAGGACGGTTCGTGCAGGAGAACGTCATCGTGCGCTTCAAGGACGACATCCTGACGCTGCCGCGCGAGCGCGTCGACTACATGGACGTCTCGCCGAAGCAAGTCGTCTCCGTGGCGACCGCGCTGATTCCGTTCCTTGAGAACGACGACTCCAACCGTGCGCTCATGGGTTCGAACATGCAGCGCCAGGCGGTTCCGCTGCTCGTTCCGGAAGCTCCGCTTGTCGGCACGGGTATGGAGCACAAAGCCGCCAAGGATTCCGGCGTCTGCGTCGTGGCGAAGTATGACGGCGTCGTCGAGCGCGTCACGGCGAACGAGGTATGGGTGCGCCGCCAGGAGACGATCGACGGACGCGTCGTGAACGGCGACATCACCAAGTACCGCTTGCACAAGTTTATGCGTTCCAACCAGGGAACGTGTATCAACCAGCGCCCGATCGTCCGCAAGGGCGAAGTCGTCAAAGTCGGCGACATTCTCGCGGACGGACCGTCCACCGAGATGGGCGAGCTCGCGCTCGGCCGCAACGTGCTCGTCGCGTTTATGACATGGGAAGGCTACAACTACGAAGACGCGATCCTGCTGAGCGAGAAGCTGGTGAAGGAAGACGTCTATACGTCGATTCATATCGAAGAATACGAGTCCGAAGCGCGCGACACGAAGCTCGGACCGGAAGAGATTACGCGCGACATCCCGAACGTGGGCGAAGACGCGCTCAAGAATCTGGATGAGCGCGGCATTATCCGCGTCGGCGCGGAGATCAGCGCAGGGGACATCCTCGTCGGCAAAGTTACGCCGAAGGGCGTCACCGAGCTGACGGCGGAAGAACGCCTGCTGCACGCGATCTTCGGCGAGAAGGCGCGCGAAGTGCGCGACACGAGCCTGCGCGTGCCCCACGGCACCGACGGCATCGTCGTCGACGTCAAGGTGTTCACCCGCGAGAACGGCGACGAACTGCCTCCGGGCGTCAACCAGCTCGTCCGCGTCTACATCGCGCAGAAACGGAAAATTTCCGAAGGCGACAAGATGGCCGGACGCCACGGAAACAAAGGGGTTATCGCACGGATTTTGCCGGAGGAAGACATGCCGTTCCTGCCGGACGGCACGCCGGTTCAGGTCGTGCTGAACCCGCTGGGCGTCCCGTCGCGGATGAACATCGGTCAGGTGCTGGAGGTTCACCTCGGCATGGCGGCCCGCTTGCTGGGCATTCACACGGCGACCCCGGTCTTCGACGGAGCCCGCGAGGACGACGTGTTCGACACGATGGAAGAAGCCGGCATGCAGCGCAACGGCAAAACGATTCTGTACGACGGCCGGACAGGCGAACCGTTCGAGCGCGAAGTCACGGTCGGGGTGATGTACATGATCAAGCTGGCGCACATGGTCGACGACAAAATCCACGCCCGTTCCACCGGTCCGTACTCGCTCGTTACCCAGCAGCCGCTGGGCGGTAAAGCGCAGTTCGGCGGCCAGCGGTTCGGGGAGATGGAGGTATGGGCGCTCGAAGCGTACGGAGCCGCTTATACCCTGCAGGAAATTCTCACCGTCAAGTCCGACGACGTCGTCGGACGCGTTAAGACATACGAAGCGATCGTCAAAGGCGAGAACGTGCCGGAGCCGGGCGTTCCGGAGTCGTTCAAAGTCTTGATCAAGGAATTGCAAAGCTTGGGCATGGACGTCAAAATCCTCGCCGGCAACGAAGAAGAAATCGAAATGAAAGAGCTGGATGACGAGGACGACGCAGGCAGCGACAAGCTGAACCTGAACCTCGAAGGCGCGGAAGTCGGAGTCGAGTAA